From Rana temporaria chromosome 7, aRanTem1.1, whole genome shotgun sequence, the proteins below share one genomic window:
- the LOC120945186 gene encoding uncharacterized protein LOC120945186, whose protein sequence is MSRSGAGASKYKKGAFFEMLDFLRNVMSLRSTATNISETEEETDTEFSQPDPMGETGVTESEAAEDATRAARPIPPTTSVPIRSVGSTVRKRPQKNKLDNAMLSFMEEMKARRPDSNDPFLDPNNEDALFLRSQYHLLQKMNPDRKLDMRLAIGQYIGTCLKASMSGDPVPQVISPSQRQFYPDHPPPAPYTHRFQPSPIPHHYRAPASTAQNFPVPPQAPNYDPSPSQGTSRSDSSLFPTPYYQDL, encoded by the exons ATGTCCCGCAGTGGAGCTGGAGCCTCCAAGTACAAAAAGGGTGCATTTTTTGAAATGCTGGATTTCCTGCGTAACGTGATGAGCCTAAGAAG TACAGCCACTAACATCAGTGAAACGGAGGAGGAAACAGATACTGAATTTTCGCAGCCAGATCCCATGGGAGAAACAGGAGTGACAGAAAGTGAGGCAGCTGAAGATGCCACTAGAGCTGCAAGACCGATTCCACCAACCACAAGTGTGCCT ATTCGTTCAGTTGGTTCAACTGTGAGAAAGCgtccacaaaaaaacaaattagaTAACGCCATGCTGAGCTTCATGGAGGAGATGAAAGCAAGAAGACCTGACTCCAACGATCCTTTTTTGGACCCTAACAACGAGGACGCTTTATTCCTAAGAAGCCAGTACCACCTGCTACAAAAAATGAATCCGGATCGAAAACTTGATATGCGCCTGGCAATTGGCCAGTATATCGGTACTTGTCTGAAGGCTTCTATGTCAGGAGACCCTGTGCCCCAAGTTATCTCCCCTTCCCAACGCCAATTCTACCCCGATCACCCACCACCAGCTCCCTACACTCACCGATTCCAACCCAGCCCTATACCCCATCATTACCGTGCCCCTGCCTCCACTGCCCAAAATTTTCCAGTCCCACCCCAGGCACCCAACTATGATCCCTCTCCTTCCCAGGGGACTTCACGATCTGATTCCTCCCTTTTCCCCACCCCTTATTATCAAGatctataa
- the LOC120945184 gene encoding protein ALP1-like, which produces MDLGNYYQNVTSFVMMYYVWRKKSLTRKMSARGRRYWAHPMLLKRPSEGFFALQYADLRRYPPKFFNFTRMTIPTFDYLLEKLHPRLYRTNTDMRLAVPPEERLLITLRFLASGVSYTSLSHFFLLGISTISVIVHETCEAIWEELRSSAMPVPDATMWQEIATGFWKKTQFPNCVGALDGKHVRIQMPPGSGSQFFNYKKYFSLVLMAICDSNYKFIAVDIGAYGSNADARIFSSSVMGRRILEGHFNFPADQPLPSTVGPDLPHVLVADEAFGLSHHLLRPYARQNLTTPKKIFNYRLSRARRLIECTFGILSGKWRIFHSAIQLSVENAQLAIQACCVLHNVIREKEGISVEEEDEVDLPSVRFSGLRPNNSAITMRDNFTNFFMSPEGEVPWQYQYV; this is translated from the exons ATGGATTTGGGGAATTATTATCAGAATGTGACATCATTTGTCATGAtgtactatgtgtggagaaaaaaaagcttGACCAGGAAGATGTCTGCTAGGGGACGCAGGTACTGGGCACATCCCATGCTCCTCAAAAGGCCAAGTGAGGGTTTCTTTGCGCTGCAATATGCAGATTTGCGACGTTACCCtcctaaattttttaatttcactaGAATGACGATCCCAACGTTTGATTATTTACTTGAAAAGTTACATCCCAGACTATACCGTACAAACACAGACATGCGACTTGCTGTGCCTCCAGAGGAGCGACTTCTCATTACCCTCAG GTTTCTTGCATCTGGAGTGTCTTATACGTcactaagccatttttttttattgggaatatCGACCATATCAGTGATAGTGCATGAGACCTGCGAAGCAATATGGGAGGAGCTTCGTTCTTCTGCAATGCCGGTTCCTGATGCTACCATGTGGCAGGAAATTGCGACTGGCTTTTGGAAAAAAACTCAATTCCCCAATTGTGTTGGAGCTCTGGATGGGAAACATGTCAGAATCCAGATGCCACCAGGATCTGGCTCGCAATTtttcaattataaaaaatatttttcactaGTGCTAATGGCAATTTGCGACAGTAACTACAAATTTATTGCCGTTGATATAGGAGCCTATGGATCGAATGCCGACGCAAGAATATTTTCATCATCAGTAATGGGGAGAAGAATACTGGAGGGACACTTTAATTTCCCAGCAGATCAACCACTACCATCAACTGTAGGACCAGATTTGCCACATGTTCTAGTTGCTGATGAGGCATTTGGACTTTCTCATCATCTTTTAAGGCCTTATGCCAGGCAGAATTTAACGACCCCAAAGAAAATTTTCAACTACCGCTTGAGTCGTGCAAGGCGCCTTATTGAATGCACCTTTGGCATTTTGAGCGGCAAATGGCGCATATTTCATAGCGCTATACAACTTAGCGTGGAGAATGCCCAACTGGCAATCCAAgcctgctgtgtcctccacaaTGTCATCCGCGAGAAGGAAGGGATTTCTgttgaggaagaggacgaggtagACCTACCATCTGTGCGCTTTTCCGGACTGCGACCCAACAATTCAGCTATTACCATGCGTGACAATTTTACTAATTTTTTTATGTCCCCAGAAGGAGAGGTTCCGTGGCAGTATCAATATGTGTAA